Below is a genomic region from Desulfobacter sp..
TTCTTTTTGGGAAATGAACAATGGATGTGATTGGCTGAAAACAGGTCAAGGGCCCCTGAAAAACGGCGTACACTCTGTTTTGCATTCTTTGCGATCACTACAATTTTTCCCCTGTCCCGGGTCAAAAAGGTAATAATCAGATCATGATCCCCATACTCGATTTTACGCAGCAATATAGCGTCTGTGTTAAAGTCTTTCGTCATATGCTGTTACAGGCCGAGCAAAAAACGGGCAATCGTAAAATAACAATAGACACTGACAATATCGATGGAGGTGGTAACAAAAGGACCTGTGGCCACGGCAGGGTCGATGTTCAGACGCTGAAGAACCAGGGGAACCATGGACCCCACAAGGGCTGCCACGGACATGGAAAGAAAAATGGCAAGTCCCACAGCCATGGCCAAGGCCCAGGAAAAAGGCTCGGACATAAAACTGATCTTTGCAACCATGCCGATTAATGCCCCGTAGACAACGCCGAGAATCGACCCCACAGCCAATTCCTTTGTGACCACCTGGGCAAAGTCTTTAACATCCACCCGTCCTGTGGCAATGCCCCGGACAACAATGGTTGAACTCTGGGTACCGATATTGCCTCCCATTCCCATGATCACCGGAATAAATGCGGCAAGTCCTGCAAACTTCACCAGGGTTTCTTCAAACCCGCCAATGATAAAAAAGGCAGCCACACCGCCCAGGCAGGATGCAAACAGCCAGGGCAGCCGTATCCTTGTTCCCTTGATGATGGTCTGGGTTTCAACGTACTCTTCACCCACGCCCGCCATTTTCAACATATCTTCTGTGGCAGCCTCGTGAAGAATATCAATAACATCGTCCACGGTCACAATACCCACGATCCGATTATCGTCATCCACCACAGGAACGGCCAGGTAATCATACCGGGAAACAATCCTTGCCACCTCTTCTCTGTCCGTATAGGGCTTGACCGAAACAATATCCGTTGCCATGAACTCTTTAAGGGGACGGTCCGGTGATTCCACCACAAGCTGGCGCAACGAACTTACCCCAACCAATTTACCATAGGAATCTATCACATAAATATAAAAAGGCATTTCCACATCCAGATATTTGTTCTGTAATGCTTCGATCACCTCTTTGGCATTTACATCCTCTTCCAATGCCACAAAATCTTTGACCATAAGAGAGCCTGCGGTGTCTTCGTCATAGCTCATGATCTGCTCGACATTGTCAGACTCTTCTTTTTTCATCTTTGAAAGGATTTTATCAGACAGTTCTTCATCCAGAAGCCCGAGCAATTCAGCTGCGTCATCCGAAGGCATGTGGTCAAATATTTCCACAAGCGTTTCAAATTTCACAGTTTTAACAAACTCGACAAAGGTGGCTTCATCCAGTTTGGAAAACAGGATACCAATCTCTTCAGGATCCTCAAGAAGATTAAAAAGCTTTTGCTGGTTGAGCAGGGTCAAATCCCGAAAAACAATGGAAAGGTCAGCCATATGGGTTTTATTGATAATATTGAGCAAGGGTTTGTTGGCCCCCCTGCGCAACAACCTTTTAATGCTGACTTTTAGTATCTGGATTTGTTCTTTTTGCATAAAATTTCCCCGGCAAAAAAGCCCTAAGGACTATATAATTAGAGCATCAGTTTGATATGGGCGTTCTGTTTAAGAGATTCCATCCATTGATTAAACTGCTTTTGACCCTGTTCTTTAAAAAGGATATTTTGAATTTTTGTTTTGGCCTGATCTGCTGTCTGATTTCCTTCCATGATGATATCTTCCACATAGATGATCTGAAAAGCGGAACCCGTTTTCATTACAGGGGTATGATCCCCTTTTTTAAGACCCTCCAGAGCTGTTTTAATATCCTGACTAAAAGAATTGATGTCAAACAGACCCAGTTCCCCGCCCTGGGAGGCATTGGATCCAATTGAAAATTCTTGGGCAAGATCGGCAAAGGACTCACCGGATTTGAGCCGGTTTTCGACAAGGGTGATCTCATCTTGGCTCTGGGATAAAATATTTCTCAATTGGTATTTTTTGATCCCGATAAACTCATCTTTGTGTGCATCATAATAGGTTTGAATGTCTTCATCCGTAATCACAATTTTTGAACGGACCGCCCTGTTGACCAGCATGGACTGAAGAATCTGGTCTTTCATTTTTTCCCGGTATTCGGCTATGGTCATGCCTTCTGCGGCAAGACCGCGCTCAAGGCCTTCATCATCAATCTTGTTGGCGGTTTTGAAATTTTCAATGGCCCGATCCACATCTTGAGTCTTTACCTCAATTCCGTATTTTCCGGCTTCCTGAATGGTCAGCGAACTTTCAACCAGCTGGTTGAGCATATCAGATTCAAGTTGAGTGATAAGCTCTTGTTTGCGTGTATCAGAATTTTGAGAGGCTTGAATATTCTTTCGATATACCATGGTGGCCTTGTTCAATTCTGAAAGGGTTACAATATCATTGTTAACAATGGCCACAATCCGATCGATAACTTCTGCAGAAGACTGAGAAAAAAACCCCATCATTGCCATACCGATACCAAGGAAAATAATTTGTCTTATCTTCACGATCAATCCGTCCTTTTTTATTCCTGTTTCATTAAAAAAACAGCCAGAGCCTTTTGATTTATTTCCACAGGGTATTTAATTTTCAACCCTGAAATCCACTCATCATAAAAGGCCTGACTTTTTTCCATTCTCAGTTGTTTGACTAGTCCGGCTTCATCTAAAGCGTGACGTTCGTCCTCTGGCTGCCCGGCAATACGGCTATAAAAGGCCACCATATCTTCAGGACTGATTTCCTGAACATCCACAAGTTCAAGCTGAACAATTTTATCAATGACCATATCCTTTTCAAGTCTGTTTCTCCAGACCGGGTACGGGATTGCATTTTCCAAGAGCATCTGCTCAAAACTATCTTGTGGATAGTCTTTTTTAAATTCAGATTC
It encodes:
- a CDS encoding SurA N-terminal domain-containing protein encodes the protein MVKIRQIIFLGIGMAMMGFFSQSSAEVIDRIVAIVNNDIVTLSELNKATMVYRKNIQASQNSDTRKQELITQLESDMLNQLVESSLTIQEAGKYGIEVKTQDVDRAIENFKTANKIDDEGLERGLAAEGMTIAEYREKMKDQILQSMLVNRAVRSKIVITDEDIQTYYDAHKDEFIGIKKYQLRNILSQSQDEITLVENRLKSGESFADLAQEFSIGSNASQGGELGLFDINSFSQDIKTALEGLKKGDHTPVMKTGSAFQIIYVEDIIMEGNQTADQAKTKIQNILFKEQGQKQFNQWMESLKQNAHIKLML
- the mgtE gene encoding magnesium transporter, with product MQKEQIQILKVSIKRLLRRGANKPLLNIINKTHMADLSIVFRDLTLLNQQKLFNLLEDPEEIGILFSKLDEATFVEFVKTVKFETLVEIFDHMPSDDAAELLGLLDEELSDKILSKMKKEESDNVEQIMSYDEDTAGSLMVKDFVALEEDVNAKEVIEALQNKYLDVEMPFYIYVIDSYGKLVGVSSLRQLVVESPDRPLKEFMATDIVSVKPYTDREEVARIVSRYDYLAVPVVDDDNRIVGIVTVDDVIDILHEAATEDMLKMAGVGEEYVETQTIIKGTRIRLPWLFASCLGGVAAFFIIGGFEETLVKFAGLAAFIPVIMGMGGNIGTQSSTIVVRGIATGRVDVKDFAQVVTKELAVGSILGVVYGALIGMVAKISFMSEPFSWALAMAVGLAIFLSMSVAALVGSMVPLVLQRLNIDPAVATGPFVTTSIDIVSVYCYFTIARFLLGL